The following are encoded in a window of Pedobacter cryoconitis genomic DNA:
- a CDS encoding ankyrin repeat domain-containing protein: MKKKILVSLFLLCIARAGLAQDIFEAARTNDTVSLAKFLKTGNKIDTTDQRGSTPLIIAVYYENEEAARFLLQNGASPDAKDKSGNTAMMGACFKGYLNLVDLLYQYHAAINTLNSNHATALVFAATFGQLKIADYLLEKGADRNLRDNRGKSALDYAINQEYQPMIDLLKKQTGKL, encoded by the coding sequence ATGAAGAAAAAGATATTGGTGTCGCTGTTTTTACTCTGCATTGCCCGTGCAGGCCTGGCACAGGATATTTTTGAGGCTGCACGTACGAATGACACCGTAAGCCTGGCTAAATTCCTAAAAACAGGCAATAAAATTGACACAACAGATCAGCGGGGTTCTACTCCGTTGATCATTGCCGTTTATTATGAAAATGAAGAGGCTGCCAGGTTTCTGCTTCAGAACGGAGCTTCTCCCGATGCAAAAGATAAGTCTGGCAATACTGCCATGATGGGTGCCTGTTTTAAAGGCTATTTAAACCTTGTTGATTTGCTGTATCAATACCATGCTGCAATCAATACCTTAAATTCAAATCATGCCACAGCACTCGTGTTTGCTGCTACTTTTGGACAATTGAAAATTGCAGATTATCTTTTAGAAAAAGGAGCTGACCGTAATCTCAGGGATAACCGTGGAAAGTCTGCACTCGATTATGCCATCAATCAGGAATATCAGCCGATGATAGACTTGCTGAAAAAACAAACGGGCAAACTTTAA